From Pararge aegeria chromosome 9, ilParAegt1.1, whole genome shotgun sequence, the proteins below share one genomic window:
- the LOC120626271 gene encoding zinc finger MIZ domain-containing protein 1: MSGGGENGQFGATAAMVAAATTAAMQDSQPFSQMQNNMTMGNPQYSAMNGYSQQRSHNPALTGMGMGGNGGMNGMTGMGQMGNAMNGMNPMAQMANMGMHANMMSSQMGPGQMGGSAKMGPGYHQRRHTPYPSGTMLMGSRKTQYMTGQPNFGPGPGQYPSGYGGRPGFQAQYPPQQALGPSGNFGGGMRGSMRQSTPPYSNQGQYFNGGVTNQFPQHQAGNAQYAGQYGGQFAQEVAMRSNMSYQHSPVPGNPTPPLTPASSMPPYISPNADVKPHFNELKPPMSMQNDELRLTFPVRDGIILPPFRLEHNLAVSNHVFQLKPTVHSTLIWRSDLELQLKCFHHEDRQMNTNWPASVQVSVNATPLIIDRGENKTSHKPLYLKEVCQPGRNTIQITVSACCCSHLFVLQLVHRPSVRSVLQGLLRKRLLTADHCIAKIKMNFNQAPANPNNNPNMPSDRDSVEQTALKVSLKCPITFKKITLPARGHECKHIQCFDLESYLQLNCERGSWRCPVCNKPAQLEGLEVDQYMWGILNTLNTSDVDEVTIDSGANWKATKIPTNTGIKQEDDSNDGTGKRGKAVSPGSMNMPTMNNWDMNQALSPYLPPDMNTIASGSMISSYNQGGQNRNSGSSNQSYDFGMSNGPGSNEYAGNGPLSHLNESVNSLDPLNAMEKSLNEQMPHTPHTPHTPGSAHTPGGGGGAHTPGSSHTPGPPSVDHLPLTDVDIPADLNFDPAAVIDGEGTDNLNLLPETNVDPMELLSYLDAPALGELLATPPSSSSSAGSHPPRAPSSDDLLALFE, encoded by the exons ATGAGCGGCGGGGGCGAGAACGGGCAGTTCGGCGCCACCGCCGCAATGGTCGCCGCGGCCACCACGGCCGCGATGCAGGACTCGCAGCCCTTCTCGCAG ATGCAAAACAACATGACTATGGGAAACCCGCAGTATAGTGCGATGAATGGCTACAGTCAGCAGCGCAGCCATAATCCCGCTTTGACGGGAATGGGAATGGGCGGTAATGGCGGCATGAACGGAATGACTGGTATGGGCCAGATGGGAAATGCAATGAATGGCATGAATCCAATGGCTCAGATGGCAAATATGGGAATGCACGCTAATATGATGTCCTCGCAAATGGGACCTGGTCAAATGGGCGGATCGGCCAAAATGGGACCAGGATACCACCAAAGGCGACACACGCCTTATCCATCGGGAACAATGCTTATGGGATCTAGGAAAACTCAGTACATGACTGGGCAACCTAATTTTGGTCCCGGCCCTGGACAATATCCGTCGGGTTATGGTGGGAGACCTGGGTTCCAAGCTCAATACCCACCACAGCAAGCACTCGGTCCAAGTGGAAACTTCGGTGGTGGAATGAGAGGAAGTATGAGGCAATCAACGCCACCTTATTCAAATCAGGGGCAGTATTTTAATGGCGGCGTAACTAATCAGTTTCCCCAGCATCAAGCAGGAAATGCGCAATATGCTGGACAGTATGGTGGACAATTCGCGCAGGAAGTTGCGATGCGGTCAAACATGAGCTATCAACACAGCCCTGTACCAGGAAATCCTACGCCGCCACTCACGCCAGCGAGTAGTATGCCTCCGTACATCAGCCCAAACGCAGATGTCAAACCTCACTTTAACGAGCTCAAACCACCGATGAGCATGCAGA ATGACGAGCTCCGGTTAACATTCCCTGTAAGAGATGGTATTATACTACCACCTTTTAGATTAGAACATAATTTAGCAGTTAGCAACCATGTATTCCAATTAAAACCAACAGTCCATTCAACGTTAATATGGAG aTCGGATCTTGAGTTACAACTAAAATGCTTTCATCACGAAGATCGACAAATGAATACTAACTGGCCAGCAAGTGTTCAGGTGTCAGTAAATGCAACACCTTTAATTATTGATAGAGGTGAAAACAaaacatcacacaaacctttgtACCTGAAAGAAGTGTGTCAACCTGGCAGGAATACAATACAAATCACCGTCTCTGCTTGTTGTTGT TCACATCTATTCGTTCTGCAACTAGTACACCGACCGAGCGTGAGGAGTGTATTGCAAGGATTACTACGGAAACGTCTTCTCACAGCAGACCATTGCATTGCGAAGATTAAAATGAACTTTAATCAGGCGCCAGCTAATCCTAACAATAACCCTAACATGCCTAGCGATAGAGACAGTGTAGAACAAACGGCGCTTAAAGTATCATTAAAATGTCCTATAACATTCAAGAAGATAACATTACCTGCGCGGGGCCATGAATGCAAGCATATACAATGTTTTGACTTGGAATCGTACTTGCAACTTAATTGCGAGAGAGGGTCGTGGCGATGTCCAGTATgcaa TAAACCAGCGCAATTGGAAGGCTTAGAAGTAGACCAATACATGTGGGGTATCCTAAATACCTTGAATACCTCCGATGTAGATGAAGTAACTATCGATAGTGGGGCAAATTGGAAAGCAACTAAGATTCCTACAAATACTGGCATCAAg CAGGAAGACGATAGCAACGACGGTACTGGAAAAAGAGGGAAGGCTGTATCACCGGGTTCTATGAACATGCCAACAATGAACAACTGGGATATGAATCAGGCCCTATCACCTTATTTACCGCCTGATATGAACACAATTGCAAGCGGATCCATGATTTCATCGTATAACCAAGGGGGACAAAATAGAAACTCTGGATCAAGTAATCAAAGTTATGATTTCGGCATGAGCAATGGACCGGGCAGCAACGAATATGCAGGAAATGGTCCTCTTTCTCATCTAAATGAGAGTGTCAACTCCTTGGATCCACTCAACGCGATGGAAAAAAGTCTTAATGAGCAG ATGCCGCACACACCTCACACGCCACATACACCGGGGTCCGCACACACTCCGGGCGGAGGCGGCGGAGCGCATACCCCTGGCTCAAGTCACACGCCAGGACCGCCGTCTGTCGACCACCTTCCTCTTACAGATGTCGACATTCCCGCCGATCTCAACTTTGATCCAGCAGCCGTCATTGACGGCGAGGGCACCGATAAtcttaat ctCCTCCCGGAGACAAACGTAGACCCGATGGAGCTGCTCTCGTATTTGGATGCGCCTGCGCTTGGTGAACTTCTAGCGACGCCGCCTTCATCTTCGTCTTCGGCAGGATCACATCCGCCAAGAGCGCCTTCGTCTGATGATCTCTTAGCCCTATTTGAATGA